From the Lysobacter sp. FW306-1B-D06B genome, one window contains:
- a CDS encoding VOC family protein: MLKKIAFTMYPVTDVARARAFYEQTLGLKHGSLGEQGGQYWIEYDLPGGGCLALTNATQSKPSEAAGGTVAFEVDDLDALIADLKGKGVAFRTDIIDTPVCRMAVCADSEGNALLLHQLKPK; encoded by the coding sequence ATGCTGAAGAAGATCGCCTTCACGATGTACCCGGTGACCGACGTGGCTCGCGCCCGGGCGTTCTACGAGCAGACGCTCGGACTCAAGCATGGCTCGCTGGGCGAGCAGGGCGGTCAGTATTGGATCGAGTACGACCTACCCGGCGGCGGCTGTCTGGCGCTCACCAACGCCACCCAGTCCAAGCCCAGTGAAGCGGCGGGCGGCACGGTGGCGTTCGAGGTGGACGACCTGGACGCGCTCATCGCCGATCTCAAGGGCAAGGGCGTGGCGTTCCGCACCGACATCATCGACACGCCGGTATGCCGCATGGCGGTGTGCGCGGACAGCGAGGGCAATGCGCTGCTGCTGCACCAGCTCAAGCCGAAGTGA
- a CDS encoding DUF1440 domain-containing protein gives MASIRTYAAQPIAWGAVLLGGLLVALGDFIFATTLWFSWDAAGLERVFQTIAVGVLGQASFDGGLRSATLGAVLHVLMATVFVLIYTLVARRNPKLLARPILLGIAYGVVLYVVMNFVVMPLSRVGRSPSFAHPDWIAYSVLAHMLFGVICVLFARRALRRG, from the coding sequence ATGGCCTCGATCCGCACGTATGCAGCGCAGCCGATCGCCTGGGGCGCGGTCCTCCTCGGCGGGCTCCTCGTCGCATTGGGTGACTTCATCTTCGCCACCACGCTGTGGTTCTCGTGGGATGCGGCCGGGCTGGAGCGCGTCTTCCAGACCATCGCGGTGGGCGTGCTGGGGCAGGCGAGTTTCGATGGCGGTTTGCGCTCCGCGACGCTGGGCGCCGTGCTGCATGTGCTGATGGCGACGGTCTTCGTGCTGATCTACACGCTCGTCGCGCGCCGGAATCCCAAGTTGCTCGCGCGGCCGATCCTGCTGGGCATCGCGTACGGCGTCGTGCTGTACGTGGTGATGAACTTCGTGGTGATGCCCCTGTCGCGCGTGGGGCGCTCGCCTTCGTTCGCGCACCCGGACTGGATTGCCTACAGCGTCCTGGCGCACATGCTGTTCGGCGTGATCTGCGTGCTGTTCGCGCGGCGCGCGCTCCGGCGCGGCTGA
- a CDS encoding SDR family oxidoreductase: MSDSLGSNTLDIAGKVIAITGASSGIGEATALRLAKHGALLALGARRTDRLEALAARIREAGGEAPLVHALDVTRREEVEAFVQATLARHGRIDVLVNNAGVMPLSRMADLKVDEWERMVDVNVKGVLFGIGAVLPSMNAQRSGQIVNVSSVAGRQVFATAAVYCATKFAVHALSEGLRQESPFLRVTTIAPGAVESELTSTISDPAMKREVDEVFRKEQLPADAIARAIAFAIGQPADVDVNELVVRPTAQPY; this comes from the coding sequence ATGTCCGACTCCCTCGGTTCCAACACCCTCGACATCGCCGGCAAAGTCATCGCCATCACCGGCGCCAGCAGCGGCATCGGCGAAGCCACCGCGCTGCGTCTTGCCAAGCACGGCGCGCTGCTCGCCCTCGGCGCGCGCCGCACCGATCGCCTCGAAGCCCTCGCGGCACGCATCCGCGAAGCCGGCGGCGAAGCGCCGCTGGTGCACGCACTGGACGTGACGCGCCGCGAGGAGGTCGAAGCCTTCGTGCAGGCGACACTCGCACGCCACGGCCGCATCGACGTGCTGGTCAACAACGCCGGCGTGATGCCGCTCTCGCGCATGGCCGACCTCAAGGTCGACGAGTGGGAGCGCATGGTCGACGTCAACGTGAAGGGCGTGCTGTTCGGCATCGGCGCCGTGCTGCCGTCGATGAACGCGCAGCGCTCGGGCCAGATCGTCAACGTCTCTTCCGTTGCGGGCCGGCAGGTGTTCGCCACCGCCGCCGTCTACTGCGCGACGAAGTTCGCCGTGCATGCGCTGTCGGAAGGCCTGCGCCAGGAATCGCCGTTCCTGCGCGTGACCACCATCGCCCCGGGCGCGGTGGAATCGGAGCTGACCAGCACCATCTCCGATCCGGCGATGAAGCGCGAGGTCGACGAGGTCTTCCGCAAGGAACAACTGCCGGCCGACGCGATCGCACGCGCCATCGCCTTCGCGATCGGCCAGCCGGCCGACGTCGACGTCAACGAACTGGTCGTGCGACCGACGGCGCAGCCGTACTGA
- a CDS encoding DUF202 domain-containing protein, whose amino-acid sequence MSQTPGTPEDHPLVRPARLPETPPPPIPSVDISTPDLASVEYSQHRTKLSTHRTALSEHRTSLSEYRTDLSSGRTEMSMRRTGMSFQRTRMSAERTLMSVIRTALSLIGFGFTIFQVFTKARDAGLLKISTAAPSNFGLALVALGVVLLIVGIAYHVNFMRGLRAQRNALVHEGLVHGESAYPISYTLLTAIALLMIGLFAIVSMVFDVAAG is encoded by the coding sequence ATGAGCCAGACGCCCGGAACGCCCGAGGATCATCCGCTGGTGCGACCGGCGCGTCTGCCGGAAACGCCGCCGCCGCCGATCCCGAGCGTCGACATCTCCACCCCGGACCTCGCCTCGGTGGAGTACTCGCAGCATCGCACCAAGCTGTCGACGCATCGCACGGCGCTGTCGGAGCACCGCACCTCGCTGTCGGAATACCGCACCGACCTGTCCAGCGGCCGCACCGAAATGTCGATGCGGCGCACCGGCATGTCGTTCCAGCGCACGCGCATGAGTGCGGAGCGCACGCTGATGTCGGTGATCCGCACCGCGCTGTCGCTGATCGGCTTCGGTTTCACGATCTTCCAGGTGTTCACCAAGGCGCGCGATGCCGGGCTGCTGAAGATCAGCACCGCCGCGCCCAGCAACTTCGGCTTGGCGCTGGTCGCGCTGGGCGTGGTGCTGCTCATCGTGGGCATCGCGTACCACGTCAATTTCATGCGCGGCCTTCGCGCGCAGCGCAACGCCCTGGTCCACGAGGGGCTGGTGCACGGCGAGAGCGCCTATCCGATTTCCTACACGTTGTTGACGGCCATCGCACTGCTGATGATCGGGCTCTTCGCGATCGTGAGCATGGTGTTCGACGTGGCGGCCGGTTGA
- a CDS encoding arylsulfatase, with product MAKAKKVARPAKVAKSAPPSERTDKQPANAGAKGAKPGAGKRPPNILVIWGDDIGIANLSCYTHGLMGYHTPNIDRIANEGMRFTDSYGEQSCTAGRSSFITGQSVHRTGLSKVGIPGAPQGMVESVVTIASLLKDRGYATGQFGKNHLGDLNKFLPTLHGFDEFFGNLYHLNAEEEPEMDGYPKDPRYREQFGPRGVIHSWATDKDDATTHPRWGRVGKQKIKDTGPLNRKRMETCDDEFVEAATDFIRRQNKADKPFFVWLNTTHMHFITHTKPESLGQAGQHQSPYHDTMIDHDKNVGQMLDLLDELGLAEDTIVIYSTDNGPHMNSWPDAGMTPFRSEKNTNWEGAFRIPELIRWPGRIPAGVVSNEIIQHHDWLPTLLAAAGDTTCVDRLKKGATVNGRKYKNHVDGYNLLPYLTGEVDESPRKWFFYFSDDGDILGIRWQNWKIVFMEQRCRGTMQVWAEPFTALRMPKIFNLRMDPYERADVTSNVYWDWMIHNAFWIYGAMAAATKFMETFEEFPPAQEAGSFNLDQAKQKMGEISSKSS from the coding sequence ATGGCAAAGGCGAAGAAGGTGGCCCGGCCCGCGAAAGTGGCCAAGTCCGCCCCGCCGTCGGAGAGAACCGACAAGCAACCGGCGAACGCAGGTGCCAAGGGCGCGAAACCGGGCGCTGGAAAGCGGCCCCCGAACATCCTGGTGATCTGGGGCGACGACATCGGCATCGCCAACCTGAGCTGCTACACGCACGGGTTGATGGGCTACCACACGCCCAACATCGATCGCATCGCCAACGAGGGCATGCGCTTCACCGACTCGTACGGTGAGCAGAGCTGTACCGCTGGTCGCTCGTCGTTCATTACCGGCCAAAGCGTGCATCGCACGGGTCTGTCGAAGGTGGGCATCCCCGGTGCGCCGCAGGGCATGGTGGAGTCGGTGGTCACGATCGCGTCGCTTCTGAAGGATCGTGGTTACGCGACGGGCCAGTTCGGCAAGAACCACCTGGGCGATCTCAACAAGTTCCTGCCCACGCTGCACGGGTTCGACGAGTTCTTCGGCAATCTTTACCACCTCAACGCCGAAGAAGAGCCGGAGATGGACGGCTATCCGAAGGATCCCCGTTATCGCGAGCAGTTCGGCCCGCGCGGCGTGATCCACAGCTGGGCCACCGACAAGGACGATGCGACCACGCATCCGCGCTGGGGAAGGGTGGGCAAGCAGAAGATCAAGGACACCGGCCCGCTGAATCGCAAGCGCATGGAGACCTGCGACGACGAGTTCGTCGAAGCCGCGACGGACTTCATCCGCCGGCAGAACAAGGCCGACAAGCCGTTCTTCGTGTGGCTCAACACCACGCACATGCACTTCATCACCCACACCAAGCCCGAGAGCCTCGGGCAGGCCGGTCAACACCAGTCGCCATACCACGACACGATGATCGACCACGACAAGAACGTGGGCCAGATGCTGGATCTTCTCGACGAACTGGGCCTGGCGGAAGACACCATCGTCATCTATTCCACCGACAACGGCCCGCACATGAACAGCTGGCCGGACGCGGGCATGACGCCGTTCCGCAGCGAGAAGAACACCAACTGGGAAGGCGCCTTCCGCATTCCCGAGCTGATTCGCTGGCCGGGGCGTATTCCTGCGGGTGTCGTGAGCAACGAGATCATCCAGCACCACGACTGGTTGCCGACCCTGCTGGCGGCGGCGGGCGACACGACCTGCGTCGATCGGCTGAAGAAGGGCGCGACCGTCAACGGACGCAAGTACAAGAACCACGTCGACGGCTACAACCTGCTGCCGTACCTGACCGGCGAGGTCGACGAGTCGCCGCGCAAGTGGTTCTTCTACTTCAGCGACGACGGCGACATCCTCGGCATACGCTGGCAAAACTGGAAGATCGTGTTCATGGAACAGCGCTGCAGGGGCACCATGCAGGTGTGGGCCGAGCCGTTCACCGCATTGCGGATGCCGAAGATATTCAACCTTCGCATGGATCCGTACGAGCGCGCGGACGTGACGTCGAACGTGTACTGGGACTGGATGATCCACAACGCCTTCTGGATCTACGGCGCGATGGCGGCCGCCACCAAGTTCATGGAAACGTTCGAGGAGTTCCCGCCCGCGCAGGAGGCGGGCAGTTTCAACCTCGACCAGGCGAAACAGAAGATGGGCGAGATCTCCAGCAAGTCCAGCTGA
- a CDS encoding AraC family transcriptional regulator: MNRSQTFDTYSARIGKVVTYLSQRLDQPLTLAQLAEVGHFSPWHFHRIYRGQMGETVTATLRRMRLHRAASDLLDSPRSIAQIARRAGYGSTAAFTRAFGATYRCTPAVFRQRRASPPEIARGDTSLTAQDIAMYSAQIATFPPVRVAALPHRGDYKQIGATFDRLMEWAGQHGLLGPAARSFGVYYDAPNEVPVDALRSDACLLVPASAPLADGMRWIEIAGGRHAVVVHTGPYAELERAYDWLFCHWLPGSYEEAGDAPVFEEYLNDPSTLPPAQWRTAICLPLK; encoded by the coding sequence GTGAACCGCAGCCAGACTTTCGACACCTACAGCGCCCGCATCGGCAAGGTCGTGACCTACCTGTCGCAGCGGCTGGACCAACCGCTCACGCTGGCGCAACTGGCCGAAGTGGGCCATTTCTCGCCCTGGCACTTCCACCGCATCTACCGCGGCCAGATGGGCGAAACGGTGACCGCGACGCTGCGGCGCATGCGCCTGCACCGCGCCGCCAGCGACCTGCTGGACAGCCCGCGCAGCATCGCCCAGATCGCACGCCGCGCCGGCTACGGCAGCACTGCCGCGTTCACGCGCGCGTTCGGTGCGACGTACCGCTGCACGCCGGCGGTGTTCCGGCAGCGGCGTGCCTCGCCGCCGGAGATCGCGCGTGGCGACACTTCCCTCACCGCACAGGACATCGCCATGTACAGCGCGCAGATCGCCACTTTCCCGCCCGTCCGTGTGGCCGCCCTTCCCCATCGCGGCGACTACAAGCAGATCGGCGCGACCTTCGACCGCTTGATGGAATGGGCGGGCCAACACGGCCTGCTCGGCCCTGCGGCGCGCAGCTTCGGCGTGTATTACGACGCACCCAATGAAGTGCCCGTGGATGCGTTGCGTTCCGACGCCTGCCTGCTCGTGCCGGCCTCCGCGCCGCTGGCCGACGGCATGCGCTGGATCGAGATCGCCGGCGGCCGCCACGCCGTGGTCGTGCACACCGGCCCCTACGCCGAACTCGAACGAGCTTACGACTGGCTGTTCTGCCACTGGCTCCCGGGCAGCTATGAGGAAGCGGGCGATGCGCCGGTGTTCGAGGAATACCTCAACGATCCGTCCACGCTGCCGCCCGCGCAATGGCGCACCGCGATCTGCCTGCCGTTGAAGTGA
- the azu gene encoding azurin: MKSALLLSGLLMAGMSSHAFANACVVKITSDDAMRYDIKTATVSASCPTITFELTHAGKLPVTAMGHNVVVSQTVLYDAIARDGLKAGAASGYVMTGDTRVIAATAMIGGGQQAKTSFAGSRLSPGGDYAFYCTFPGHATQMRGKLLVVK; the protein is encoded by the coding sequence ATGAAATCCGCTCTGCTGCTGTCCGGCCTGCTGATGGCCGGAATGTCCTCGCATGCCTTCGCCAATGCGTGTGTGGTGAAGATCACCTCCGACGACGCGATGCGATACGACATCAAGACGGCCACGGTGTCGGCCTCGTGCCCGACCATCACCTTCGAACTGACCCATGCGGGCAAGCTGCCCGTGACGGCGATGGGGCATAACGTCGTCGTCTCGCAGACCGTGCTGTATGACGCGATCGCGCGCGACGGCCTCAAGGCGGGCGCGGCGTCGGGCTATGTAATGACGGGCGATACGCGCGTGATCGCCGCTACCGCGATGATCGGCGGCGGCCAGCAGGCGAAGACCTCCTTCGCCGGTTCGCGTCTCTCGCCCGGTGGCGACTATGCGTTCTACTGCACGTTCCCCGGCCACGCCACGCAGATGCGCGGAAAGCTGCTGGTGGTGAAGTAG
- a CDS encoding DNA alkylation repair protein — protein MPARTQTAASATAPTRRRRAQDAAESPQVRADNALRWLREHASKKTRDGLARYAIPNENALGVAMKDIQSLAKELGRDHALACALWDAGVYEARLLAAYVDDPASVTAAQMDAWCRDFDNWAVCDTLCFALFDRTAHAWRKVEQWSSRRDEIQKRAAFALLASLALHGRLADDAQYAKGLALVEREAGDERNFVRKGVSWALRSIGRHAASHADALALARRLAASDDASARWIGKDALRDLAKTRVTAKKVVASTRRRSAD, from the coding sequence ATGCCTGCACGCACCCAGACCGCTGCTTCCGCAACCGCGCCCACGCGCCGACGCCGCGCGCAGGACGCGGCCGAATCGCCCCAGGTTCGCGCCGATAACGCATTGCGATGGTTGCGCGAGCATGCATCGAAGAAGACGCGCGACGGCTTGGCGCGTTACGCGATTCCAAACGAGAACGCGCTGGGCGTGGCGATGAAGGACATTCAGTCGCTCGCCAAGGAGCTGGGCCGCGATCACGCGTTGGCCTGCGCCTTGTGGGACGCCGGCGTGTATGAGGCGCGGTTGCTCGCGGCCTATGTCGATGATCCGGCGAGTGTCACGGCCGCGCAGATGGATGCCTGGTGCCGCGATTTCGACAACTGGGCCGTATGCGACACGCTGTGCTTCGCGCTGTTCGATCGCACCGCGCACGCGTGGCGAAAAGTGGAGCAGTGGTCGTCGCGCCGCGACGAGATCCAGAAGCGCGCCGCGTTCGCGCTGCTCGCCAGCCTGGCCCTGCACGGTCGCCTCGCGGACGATGCGCAGTATGCGAAGGGCCTGGCGCTGGTCGAGCGCGAAGCCGGCGACGAGCGAAATTTCGTCCGCAAGGGCGTGAGCTGGGCCTTGCGTTCCATCGGCCGCCACGCGGCCAGCCATGCCGATGCGCTTGCCCTCGCGCGCCGACTGGCCGCCAGCGATGACGCAAGCGCGCGATGGATCGGCAAGGACGCCTTGCGGGATCTGGCGAAAACGCGGGTAACGGCGAAGAAGGTCGTGGCTTCCACGCGGCGCCGCAGCGCGGATTGA
- a CDS encoding DUF1622 domain-containing protein, whose translation MEQWLVAVSEPVIIAIDFIALGTIVVGTLIALKDGIALLASRAIDKHERRRLWMRYSHWLVAGLTFQLAADIIESSITPDWDGIGRLAAVAVIRTFLNYFLERDVAEIRELEREKTAP comes from the coding sequence ATGGAACAGTGGCTGGTGGCGGTATCGGAACCGGTGATCATCGCGATCGACTTCATCGCGCTGGGCACCATCGTGGTCGGTACGCTGATCGCACTGAAGGACGGCATCGCGTTGCTGGCCAGCCGCGCCATCGACAAGCACGAGCGTCGTCGCCTGTGGATGCGCTACTCGCACTGGCTGGTGGCGGGGCTGACGTTCCAGCTTGCGGCGGACATCATCGAATCCTCGATCACCCCCGATTGGGACGGCATCGGCCGGTTGGCGGCGGTGGCGGTGATCCGCACCTTCCTCAACTATTTCCTCGAACGCGACGTGGCCGAGATCCGCGAGCTGGAACGCGAGAAGACTGCGCCTTGA
- a CDS encoding formylglycine-generating enzyme family protein, whose product MSVSFDNMVRIEGGAFTMGSDHHYPEERPAHKVRVDDFRIDRHAVTNRDFARFVAATGHVTQAEKPADPADYPNADPAMLAPASVVFVPPPGRVDLRNHFHWWQYVAGADWRHPRGPDSSLDGLDDHPVVHVAYADVLAYAQWIGKELPTEAEWEFAAKGGADDTEFAWGSELVPGGRHMANTWQGEFPWEMRPEDGFAWTAPVGSFDANGYGLYDMIGNVWEWTADWYQDHGRLQQHACCTLQNPRGGEREASMAPNDAARIPRRVMKGGSHLCAPNYCRRYRPAARMAQPVDTSTCHVGFRLVVRG is encoded by the coding sequence TTGAGCGTCTCGTTCGACAACATGGTCCGCATCGAAGGGGGCGCCTTCACGATGGGCTCCGACCATCACTATCCGGAAGAGCGCCCGGCACACAAGGTGCGCGTGGACGACTTCCGGATCGACCGTCACGCGGTGACCAATCGCGATTTCGCGCGCTTCGTCGCGGCCACGGGCCATGTCACGCAAGCGGAGAAGCCGGCCGATCCGGCCGATTACCCCAATGCGGATCCGGCGATGCTGGCGCCGGCCTCGGTGGTGTTCGTGCCGCCGCCGGGTCGCGTGGACCTGCGCAATCATTTCCACTGGTGGCAGTACGTCGCCGGTGCCGACTGGCGCCATCCGCGCGGGCCCGACAGCAGCCTGGACGGGCTGGACGACCACCCCGTCGTGCACGTCGCCTACGCGGACGTGCTGGCCTACGCGCAGTGGATCGGCAAGGAACTGCCCACCGAGGCCGAATGGGAGTTCGCGGCGAAGGGCGGCGCGGACGACACCGAATTCGCCTGGGGCAGTGAACTCGTGCCGGGCGGGCGCCACATGGCGAACACCTGGCAGGGCGAGTTCCCGTGGGAGATGAGGCCCGAAGACGGTTTCGCCTGGACCGCGCCGGTGGGCTCTTTCGATGCGAACGGCTACGGCCTGTACGACATGATCGGCAACGTCTGGGAATGGACCGCCGACTGGTACCAGGATCACGGCCGCTTGCAGCAGCACGCCTGCTGCACGCTGCAGAACCCACGCGGCGGCGAACGCGAGGCGAGCATGGCCCCGAACGATGCGGCACGCATCCCGCGTCGCGTGATGAAGGGCGGTTCGCACCTGTGCGCGCCGAACTATTGCCGGCGCTACCGTCCGGCCGCGCGCATGGCGCAGCCGGTGGACACGTCGACCTGCCATGTCGGCTTCCGCCTGGTGGTGCGCGGCTGA
- a CDS encoding BlaI/MecI/CopY family transcriptional regulator gives MSQHAVTPEPTDAMSRKPAKPPKPTAAELDLLRVIWRLGPSTVKDVHQARLAERPDATYATVLRLMQVMHGKGLLTRDESQRSHVYAAAHAQDALQTNLLSELIQKAFSGSGKALVMAALSEHVTAREREEIKRFLKDNPEHRDD, from the coding sequence ATGAGCCAGCATGCCGTCACGCCCGAACCGACGGATGCCATGAGCCGCAAGCCCGCCAAACCGCCCAAGCCCACTGCCGCGGAACTCGACCTGCTCCGCGTGATCTGGCGCTTGGGTCCGTCCACGGTGAAGGACGTCCACCAGGCCCGCCTGGCCGAGCGCCCGGACGCCACCTACGCCACGGTGCTTCGCCTGATGCAGGTGATGCACGGCAAGGGGCTGCTCACGCGCGACGAAAGCCAGCGCTCGCACGTCTACGCCGCCGCGCATGCGCAGGACGCATTGCAGACCAACCTGCTGAGCGAGCTGATCCAGAAGGCGTTCTCCGGTTCCGGCAAGGCGCTGGTGATGGCCGCGTTGAGCGAGCACGTCACCGCTCGCGAACGCGAGGAGATCAAGCGCTTCCTCAAGGACAACCCGGAGCATCGCGATGACTGA
- a CDS encoding YbhB/YbcL family Raf kinase inhibitor-like protein, with protein MTFQLASPSFTHRGGIPSKFTCEGEDCSPELRWSGAPTGTRSFALVVDDPDAPDPAAPKRVWVHWVLYNLPGTADGLVEGVTTEQLPRESRPGQNDWHRAGYGGPCPPIGRHRYFFKLYALDVELPDLGEVDKMRLLGAMEGHVLAQTELIGTYQKGD; from the coding sequence GTGACTTTCCAGCTTGCTTCGCCATCGTTCACCCATCGCGGCGGCATCCCGTCGAAGTTCACCTGCGAGGGTGAGGACTGTTCTCCCGAGCTGCGATGGTCCGGCGCACCGACGGGCACGCGAAGTTTCGCGCTCGTCGTCGACGATCCCGATGCGCCCGATCCCGCTGCACCCAAGCGCGTGTGGGTGCACTGGGTGCTCTACAACCTGCCGGGCACCGCCGATGGACTGGTCGAAGGCGTTACCACCGAGCAGTTGCCGCGTGAATCCAGGCCCGGCCAGAACGACTGGCATCGAGCCGGTTACGGCGGGCCGTGCCCGCCGATCGGGCGGCACCGTTACTTCTTCAAGCTCTACGCGCTCGATGTCGAATTGCCGGACCTGGGCGAGGTCGACAAGATGCGCCTGCTCGGCGCGATGGAAGGACACGTCCTCGCGCAGACCGAACTGATCGGCACCTATCAGAAGGGCGATTGA
- a CDS encoding zinc ribbon domain-containing protein YjdM, with protein MPTSPACPQCTLTNTYVDGANFVCADCGYEWPAEAGEGGDASAVVVRDSNGNVLANGDTVVVIKDLKVKGSSIPLKQGTVIRNIRLVEDDAEHIEGNSDKIKGLVLKTIFLRKA; from the coding sequence ATGCCCACGTCGCCCGCCTGTCCGCAATGCACGCTTACCAACACCTACGTCGACGGGGCGAACTTCGTCTGTGCCGATTGCGGTTACGAATGGCCCGCGGAAGCGGGTGAGGGCGGCGACGCCTCGGCGGTAGTCGTGCGCGACAGCAACGGCAACGTGCTCGCCAACGGCGACACGGTCGTCGTCATCAAGGACCTGAAGGTCAAGGGTTCCTCGATCCCGCTCAAGCAGGGCACGGTGATCCGCAACATCCGCCTGGTCGAGGACGATGCAGAGCACATCGAGGGCAACTCGGACAAGATCAAGGGACTGGTGTTGAAGACGATCTTTCTGCGGAAGGCGTGA
- a CDS encoding HAD family hydrolase, whose product MEPLPSWNDGAAKSAILDFVARTTRDGGPDFIPPAERIAVFDNDGTLWCEYPLQVQVFFALAEVRRLTQQDPALLDKPAFKAMIDGDLKTLTSLPKKDVFEPAFATHAGMTVEEFHANAWRWLRQAEHPKLRRQFIRNTYLPQRELLDHLRANGFKTYIVTGGGVEFVRVVAEQLYGIPPEQVVGSSTKMKLEDGEGGMALRKLPELGSFDDREEKVVNIALHIGRRPVFAFGNSDGDLAMIRYTLAGDGPRMAWYLHHDDAAREFAYDRDFKLSALREGLDRAAELGIGVVSMARDWNRVFAD is encoded by the coding sequence ATGGAGCCACTGCCTTCATGGAACGACGGCGCGGCGAAGTCGGCGATCCTCGACTTCGTCGCGCGCACCACCCGCGACGGCGGGCCGGATTTCATTCCGCCCGCCGAGCGCATCGCCGTGTTCGACAACGACGGCACACTGTGGTGCGAGTACCCGTTGCAGGTGCAGGTGTTCTTCGCACTCGCCGAGGTGCGGCGGCTGACGCAGCAGGATCCGGCGTTGCTGGACAAGCCGGCCTTCAAGGCGATGATCGACGGCGATCTGAAGACGCTGACGTCGCTGCCGAAGAAGGACGTGTTCGAGCCGGCGTTCGCCACGCACGCCGGCATGACGGTGGAGGAATTCCACGCCAATGCCTGGCGCTGGCTGCGGCAGGCCGAGCACCCGAAGCTGAGGCGCCAGTTCATCCGCAACACGTACCTGCCGCAGCGCGAGCTGCTCGACCACCTGCGCGCCAACGGCTTCAAGACCTACATCGTGACCGGGGGCGGCGTCGAGTTCGTCCGCGTCGTGGCCGAACAGCTGTACGGCATTCCGCCGGAGCAGGTCGTCGGTTCCAGCACGAAGATGAAGCTGGAGGACGGCGAGGGCGGCATGGCGTTGCGGAAGCTTCCGGAGTTGGGAAGCTTCGACGATCGCGAGGAAAAGGTGGTCAATATCGCCCTGCACATCGGGCGTCGGCCGGTGTTTGCGTTCGGAAATTCCGATGGCGACCTGGCGATGATCCGGTATACGCTTGCCGGGGATGGGCCGCGCATGGCGTGGTATCTGCATCACGACGATGCCGCGCGTGAATTCGCGTACGACCGCGACTTCAAGCTCAGTGCGCTGCGGGAAGGGCTCGACCGCGCGGCCGAACTCGGCATCGGCGTGGTGAGCATGGCGAGGGACTGGAACCGCGTGTTCGCCGACTGA
- a CDS encoding VOC family protein, whose protein sequence is MSRFQRITPFLWFDDQAEAAVKQYLAIFPHSRVIEEMRYDAESARVSGRPEGSVMVIDFELDGSRLSALNGGPHFRFNEAVSLVVNCKDQAEVDHYWERLGDGGDPAAQQCGWLKDRYGVSWQVVPEEMNALLKDPDPVKAHKAMTAMLKMKKLDVDAMRAAMR, encoded by the coding sequence ATGTCCCGTTTCCAGCGCATCACGCCCTTCCTGTGGTTCGACGACCAGGCCGAAGCGGCCGTGAAGCAGTATCTCGCCATCTTCCCGCACTCACGCGTGATCGAAGAGATGCGCTACGACGCCGAAAGCGCGCGCGTGTCGGGCCGTCCCGAGGGCTCGGTGATGGTGATCGATTTCGAACTCGACGGCTCGCGCCTGAGCGCGCTCAACGGCGGTCCGCATTTCCGGTTCAACGAGGCCGTCTCGCTGGTCGTCAACTGCAAGGACCAGGCGGAGGTGGACCATTACTGGGAGCGCCTTGGCGACGGCGGCGATCCGGCCGCGCAGCAGTGCGGTTGGCTCAAGGACCGTTACGGCGTGTCGTGGCAGGTGGTGCCGGAGGAAATGAACGCGCTGCTCAAGGACCCCGACCCGGTGAAGGCGCACAAGGCGATGACGGCGATGCTGAAAATGAAGAAGCTCGACGTGGACGCCATGCGTGCGGCGATGCGCTGA